The Pogona vitticeps strain Pit_001003342236 chromosome 6, PviZW2.1, whole genome shotgun sequence genome contains a region encoding:
- the SPN gene encoding leukosialin — translation METPRSFHGQIFGYSILFGFYILLTMGTPVRGEENTKVSNPDSSIMPSVVTESIVTSEQMENGSKTSLPEDHPHSSLTSPTVLSEATELSPKISSHKETNLTVKKSPQHQPPPKTEELASQHEEKVSEPLVPFTTTLRFPAQSSTSAEQGTIPPAINTQSTIGQSIIITTKAGIIEKPLTTTGGVKAKVNTTLRSKFDLKPSEKPRPTEKETKRTTTSRQHVPDDNEKTSSTTHSSITVAFNTNGSELNSSEPQSSGNSHTGIILAVVFCVLFLLVIVAFLFRRRQRRSGSTNFNAAGWAGQVALPDDSGLDRDTEQGAVTGPAGEGETRRNTLVTFFGKRQSRVPSVAMEDISGKGEQEECQQLLNAGAGTACIPEGTGEANGKLAEGSMKSSQEVSASSTARESS, via the coding sequence ATGGAGACACCAAGATCCTTCCATGGGCAGATATTTGGCTACAGCATCCTGTTTGGCTTCTATATACTTTTAACTATGGGCACCCCTGTTAGAGGAGAAGAGAATACCAAAGTTTCAAATCCTGACAGCAGTATCATGCCCAGTGTTGTCACTGAGTCCATTGTCACATCTGAACAAATGGAGAATGGAAGCAAGACATCTCTTCCAGAGGACCATCCTCATTCTTCATTGACTTCTCCTACGGTGCTTTCAGAAGCAACTGAATTATCTCCCAAAATATCTAGCCACAAAGAAACGAATTTAACAGTCAAAAAGTCTCCACAACATCAACCACCCCCCAAAACTGAAGAGTTGGCCTCCCAACATGAAGAAAAGGTTTCAGAACCTTTGGTCCCATTCACAACGACACTACGTTTTCCTGCCCAAAGCAGCACTTCAGCTGAGCAGGGAACTATACCTCCTGCTATTAACACCCAGAGCACCATTGGGCAGTCAATCATCATTACAACAAAAGCAGGCATCATAGAAAAGCCCCTTACAACCACTGGCGGGGTGAAGGCTAAGGTCAACACAACGTTGAGGAGTAAGTTCGACCTGAAACCATCAGAGAAGCCAAGAccaacagaaaaagaaaccaagaggACAACAACGTCCAGACAACACGTGCCGGATGACAATGAAAAAACTTCCTCCACCACCCACAGCTCAATCACGGTGGCTTTTAACACAAATGGATCAGAGCTTAATTCTTCTGAGCCACAGTCTTCAGGGAACAGCCACACTGGAATAATCTTGGCAGTTGTCTTCTGCGTCTTGTTTCTTCTGGTCATCGTTGCTTTCTTGTTTCGTCGGCGCCAGCGCCGCTCCGGCTCTACGAATTTCAACGCGGCCGGATGGGCTGGGCAGGTTGCCCTGCCGGATGACTCGGGCTTGGACAGGGATACAGAGCAAGGGGCCGTGACAGGGCCAGCAGGGGAAGGGGAGACAAGACGCAATACCCTGGTCACCTTCTTTGGGAAACGTCAGTCGAGAGTGCCTTCGGTGGCCATGGAAGATATCAGTGgaaaaggagagcaggaagaaTGCCAGCAGCTGCTCAATGCAGGTGCTGGCACAGCCTGTATTCCAGAAGGCACTGGGGAAGCCAATGGTAAATTAGCAGAGGGCTCCATGAAATCTTCTCAGGAGGTATCCGCTTCTAGCACAGCCAGAGAATCCTCTTAA